One region of Streptomyces rishiriensis genomic DNA includes:
- a CDS encoding serine hydrolase domain-containing protein, producing the protein MTHPCIRMRRGIVVAAAVGALVVPAAGGAATALPSSAPTAATGTEPPSPSSSGDGVVELTPAVQQQVDEAVQRVMKQANVPGVSVGIWTPGKGQYVKSFGVADKSTGRAMDPGLSMRIGSETKTFTVTAVLQLVDEGKIGLDDTIGEYIDGVPNGDKITLRQLAGMRSGLFNYSQDEAFFKALTSDPQRPFTPQQLLDYSFKHPVLFPPGEKFYYCNTNLILLGLVVEQMSGQHLNDYIQEHVLDPAGLDHTLFPTGNEFPTPHSQGYTNQTATGKVEDTADWDPSWGWAAGAMISRLEDLRVWARTVATGVLPDGERMISPATQKQRLITPATPIPGAGYGLGIFNVQGWIGHNGSLPGYESLTIYLPSARATLVVVLNTDINYKNEEPSTLFGDAITTIVSPDHIFNLPAEPAAR; encoded by the coding sequence ATGACACACCCGTGTATCCGCATGCGCCGGGGGATCGTCGTAGCCGCCGCTGTCGGGGCGCTGGTGGTGCCGGCCGCGGGAGGTGCGGCGACGGCGCTGCCGTCCTCGGCCCCCACGGCCGCCACCGGAACCGAGCCACCCTCCCCGTCCTCGTCCGGGGACGGCGTCGTCGAACTCACCCCGGCCGTGCAGCAGCAGGTCGACGAGGCCGTGCAGCGGGTCATGAAGCAGGCGAACGTCCCCGGCGTCAGCGTCGGCATCTGGACGCCCGGCAAGGGCCAGTACGTGAAGTCCTTCGGCGTCGCCGACAAGAGCACCGGGCGGGCGATGGACCCCGGTCTCTCCATGCGTATCGGCAGCGAGACCAAGACGTTCACCGTCACCGCGGTCCTCCAGCTGGTCGACGAGGGGAAGATCGGCCTCGACGACACCATCGGCGAGTACATCGACGGAGTGCCGAACGGCGACAAGATCACCCTGCGGCAGCTGGCCGGCATGCGCAGCGGGCTGTTCAACTACTCGCAGGACGAGGCCTTCTTCAAGGCCCTGACCTCCGACCCGCAGCGGCCCTTCACCCCGCAGCAGCTGCTCGACTACTCCTTCAAGCACCCCGTGCTGTTCCCGCCGGGGGAGAAGTTCTACTACTGCAACACCAACCTGATCCTGCTGGGCCTGGTCGTCGAGCAGATGAGCGGTCAGCATCTCAACGACTACATCCAGGAGCACGTCCTGGACCCGGCGGGGCTGGACCACACCCTGTTCCCCACCGGCAACGAGTTCCCGACCCCGCACTCCCAGGGCTACACGAACCAGACCGCGACCGGGAAGGTCGAGGACACCGCGGACTGGGACCCGTCCTGGGGCTGGGCGGCCGGCGCGATGATCTCCCGGCTGGAGGACCTGCGGGTCTGGGCGCGCACCGTGGCCACGGGCGTGCTGCCCGACGGTGAGCGGATGATCAGCCCCGCCACCCAGAAGCAGCGTCTGATCACACCGGCGACGCCCATTCCGGGCGCCGGATACGGTCTCGGCATCTTCAACGTGCAGGGGTGGATCGGCCACAACGGCTCGCTGCCCGGCTACGAGTCCCTCACCATCTACCTGCCGTCGGCGCGGGCGACCCTCGTCGTCGTGCTGAACACCGACATCAACTACAAGAACGAGGAGCCCAGCACCCTCTTCGGCGACGCGATCACCACGATCGTCTCCCCGGACCACATCTTCAATCTGCCGGCGGAACCAGCGGCCAGGTGA
- a CDS encoding Gfo/Idh/MocA family protein yields the protein MVDGLGVAVVGFGWMGRVHTQAYARVRHHYPRLALRPVLMTVAEEVPGRAEAAAEQFGFASATRDWREVAADPRVRAVSITAPNFLHREIGVAMAEAGKHLWIEKPVGLAAPDARAVADAVAEAGVQGAVGFNYRNAPAVERARDLIASGELGTVTHVRIRLFSDYAAHPDGALTWRYERERGGSGVLGDLASHGADLARFLLGDITSLTADTAVFVPERARPTGATAGHSLAVGGELGPVENEDYVNCLLRFASGARGVLEACRVSVGEQNNYGFEVHGTEGAVFWDFRRMNELGVSLGTTYQDQPVSTVYVGPGDGEFGAFQPGAANAMGYDDLKVVEAYRFLRSVAEGTPYGATLADAVHSATVLEAMTRSAESRSWVDVHP from the coding sequence ATGGTGGACGGGCTGGGAGTGGCCGTCGTCGGGTTCGGCTGGATGGGCCGGGTGCACACCCAGGCGTACGCGCGCGTACGGCACCACTACCCGCGGCTGGCCCTGCGCCCGGTGCTGATGACCGTCGCCGAGGAGGTGCCCGGCCGGGCCGAGGCGGCCGCCGAGCAGTTCGGCTTCGCCTCCGCCACCCGGGACTGGCGCGAGGTGGCCGCCGACCCGCGCGTGCGGGCCGTCAGCATCACCGCGCCGAACTTCCTGCACCGCGAGATCGGTGTCGCGATGGCCGAGGCCGGCAAACACCTCTGGATCGAGAAGCCGGTGGGGCTCGCTGCCCCGGACGCCCGGGCGGTGGCGGACGCGGTGGCCGAGGCGGGCGTGCAGGGCGCGGTCGGCTTCAACTACCGCAACGCGCCCGCCGTGGAGAGGGCCCGCGACCTGATCGCCTCGGGGGAACTCGGCACCGTCACCCACGTCCGCATCCGCCTCTTCAGCGACTACGCGGCCCACCCCGACGGCGCCCTGACCTGGCGGTACGAGCGGGAGCGGGGCGGCAGCGGAGTACTGGGCGACCTGGCCTCGCACGGCGCCGACCTGGCCCGTTTCCTGCTCGGCGACATCACGTCCCTGACCGCCGACACGGCGGTCTTCGTCCCCGAGCGGGCCCGCCCGACGGGAGCGACGGCGGGCCACAGTCTCGCCGTCGGCGGCGAACTCGGCCCGGTCGAGAACGAGGACTACGTCAACTGCCTGCTGCGCTTCGCCTCCGGCGCCCGGGGCGTGCTGGAGGCCTGCCGGGTCTCGGTCGGTGAGCAGAACAACTACGGCTTCGAGGTGCACGGCACCGAGGGCGCCGTGTTCTGGGACTTCCGGCGGATGAACGAACTCGGCGTCAGCCTCGGCACCACGTACCAGGACCAACCCGTCAGCACGGTGTACGTCGGTCCGGGCGACGGCGAGTTCGGCGCCTTCCAGCCGGGCGCGGCGAACGCCATGGGGTACGACGACCTGAAGGTGGTGGAGGCCTACCGCTTCCTGCGCTCGGTCGCCGAGGGCACCCCCTACGGGGCGACGCTCGCGGACGCGGTGCACAGCGCGACCGTGCTGGAGGCGATGACACGCTCCGCGGAGAGCCGCTCCTGGGTGGACGTACACCCGTAG
- a CDS encoding SDR family oxidoreductase, with amino-acid sequence MGLLDDKVVLVNGGSQGVGAAVARAAVREGALVAVTGRRPEPGEALVAELTAAGGKALFVRADLSEAGQAKGAVAETVAWYGRVDCLVNSAGLTSRGTLLDTTPELFDQHIAINLKAPFFAMQAAVADMLAREASGTVVNIITSSAHGGQPFLAPYVAAKAGLVGLTRNAAHAHRYDRVRINGLNIGWTSTEGEDATQKAFHGAGDDWREQAAARLPMGKLGQPDEIADFVVFLLSDRSGVVTGSVIDWDQNVLGGLD; translated from the coding sequence ATGGGACTTCTCGACGACAAGGTCGTCCTCGTCAACGGCGGCAGCCAGGGCGTCGGCGCGGCCGTCGCGCGGGCCGCGGTCCGCGAAGGGGCCCTGGTCGCCGTCACCGGGCGGCGGCCGGAGCCGGGCGAGGCCCTGGTGGCGGAGCTGACCGCCGCCGGCGGCAAGGCGCTCTTCGTCCGGGCCGACCTCTCCGAAGCCGGGCAGGCGAAGGGGGCGGTGGCCGAGACGGTGGCCTGGTACGGCCGTGTCGACTGTCTGGTGAACTCGGCGGGGCTGACCTCCCGGGGCACGCTGCTCGACACCACGCCCGAGCTGTTCGACCAGCACATCGCGATCAACCTCAAGGCGCCGTTCTTCGCCATGCAGGCGGCGGTCGCGGACATGCTGGCCCGCGAGGCGTCCGGCACGGTCGTCAACATCATCACCTCTTCGGCCCACGGCGGTCAGCCGTTTCTCGCGCCGTACGTCGCCGCCAAGGCCGGCCTGGTCGGTCTGACCCGCAACGCGGCGCACGCGCACCGCTACGACCGGGTCCGGATCAACGGACTCAACATCGGCTGGACGTCCACGGAGGGCGAGGATGCGACCCAGAAGGCCTTCCACGGCGCCGGGGACGACTGGCGCGAGCAGGCCGCCGCACGACTGCCGATGGGCAAGCTGGGCCAGCCGGACGAGATCGCCGACTTCGTGGTGTTCCTGCTGTCCGACCGGTCGGGCGTGGTCACCGGTTCGGTGATCGACTGGGACCAGAACGTCCTGGGCGGCCTGGACTGA
- a CDS encoding phytanoyl-CoA dioxygenase family protein: MSFTSVRGHTWLTEQDCDLDTFRPLVERTTDLADFPHASAVQGNVLVYDSDRLRAPGTARAVRAELVRALSDGPGVVVFRDAFPDPAVVDRATAVFDALIAEQHASGTTAGDHFARPGANDRVWNALEKAALRDPEAFADYYANDILALVSRAWLGPGYQMTSQVNVVNPGGAAQSVHRDYHLGFLSDERAAAYPAHVHRLSPVLTLQGAVAHCDMPVESGPTLYLPYSQTYEPGYLAWRRPEFQEYFEQHHVQLPLAKGDAAFFNPAVFHAAGANRTTGVRRMANLLQVSSAFGRAMETVDREAVANAVYPVLLERRAQGVGEEWLEHVVAASAEGYPFPTNLDSDPPVDGLAPPAQADVLRRALHEEWTPQALRDELRAGALRRTS, translated from the coding sequence ATGTCCTTCACCTCCGTGCGAGGCCACACCTGGCTGACCGAGCAGGACTGCGACCTCGACACCTTCCGCCCGCTGGTCGAGCGCACCACCGACCTCGCGGACTTCCCGCACGCCTCGGCGGTGCAGGGGAACGTCCTCGTCTACGACAGCGACCGCCTGCGGGCCCCGGGGACGGCCCGCGCGGTCCGCGCCGAGCTGGTGCGGGCCCTGAGCGACGGGCCCGGAGTCGTCGTCTTCCGGGACGCCTTCCCCGATCCGGCGGTCGTCGACCGGGCCACCGCCGTCTTCGACGCGCTGATCGCCGAGCAGCACGCCTCGGGCACGACCGCCGGTGACCACTTCGCCCGGCCCGGCGCCAACGACCGCGTGTGGAACGCCCTGGAGAAGGCCGCCCTGCGGGACCCGGAGGCGTTCGCCGACTACTACGCCAACGACATCCTGGCGCTGGTCTCGCGGGCCTGGCTCGGCCCGGGCTACCAGATGACCTCCCAGGTCAACGTGGTCAACCCGGGCGGCGCGGCGCAGAGCGTGCACCGCGACTACCACCTCGGCTTCCTCTCCGACGAGCGGGCCGCCGCCTACCCGGCGCACGTCCACCGCCTGTCCCCCGTGCTCACGCTCCAGGGCGCCGTCGCGCACTGCGACATGCCCGTGGAGTCCGGGCCCACGCTGTACCTGCCGTACTCGCAGACCTACGAGCCCGGTTACCTCGCGTGGCGACGGCCCGAGTTCCAGGAGTACTTCGAGCAGCACCACGTCCAGCTGCCGCTGGCGAAGGGCGACGCCGCGTTCTTCAACCCGGCCGTCTTCCACGCCGCCGGCGCCAACCGCACCACCGGGGTGCGCAGGATGGCCAATCTGCTCCAGGTGTCCTCCGCCTTCGGGCGTGCGATGGAGACCGTGGACCGGGAGGCGGTGGCGAACGCCGTCTACCCGGTGCTGCTGGAGCGCCGGGCGCAGGGCGTGGGCGAGGAGTGGCTGGAGCATGTCGTCGCCGCGAGCGCCGAGGGCTACCCCTTCCCCACCAACCTCGACAGCGACCCGCCGGTCGACGGCCTCGCCCCGCCCGCGCAGGCGGACGTCCTACGGCGAGCGCTGCACGAGGAGTGGACCCCGCAGGCACTCCGGGACGAGCTGCGGGCCGGCGCCCTGCGGCGCACGAGCTGA
- a CDS encoding ABC transporter permease, producing the protein MSMTHHAEPAVTTPPAPGRKESDGRTKQRPLALRLLARPEVGVFLGAVAVYVFFLIAAPPVRDGSSMANILYQSSTIGIMALPVALLMIGGEFDLSAGVAVITSALTASMLSYQLTMNVWVGVVVALLVSLGIGFLNGWMVVRTGLPSFLITLGTFLILQGVNLAVTKLITTNVATDDISDMDGFGQAKKIFASSFDVGGVQVKITIVYWLVFAAIATWVLLRTRYGNWIFAVGGNKESARAVGVPVTFTKISLFMLVGFGAWFVGMHQLFTFNTVQSGEGVGQELIYISAAVIGGCLLTGGAGSAIGPVFGAFMFGMVQQGIVYAGWNPDWFKAFLGVMLLGAVLINLWVQRTATRR; encoded by the coding sequence ATGAGCATGACCCACCATGCCGAGCCGGCGGTGACCACACCGCCGGCCCCCGGCCGCAAGGAGAGCGACGGCCGGACCAAGCAACGCCCGCTGGCTCTGCGGCTGTTGGCGCGGCCCGAGGTGGGCGTGTTCCTCGGCGCGGTCGCGGTGTACGTGTTCTTCCTGATCGCGGCGCCGCCGGTGCGCGACGGCAGCTCGATGGCCAACATCCTGTACCAGTCGTCGACGATCGGGATCATGGCGCTGCCGGTCGCGCTGCTGATGATCGGCGGCGAGTTCGACCTGTCGGCCGGTGTCGCCGTCATCACCTCGGCGCTCACCGCGTCCATGCTCAGCTACCAACTCACCATGAACGTGTGGGTCGGTGTCGTCGTCGCCCTGCTGGTCTCCCTCGGGATCGGTTTCCTCAACGGCTGGATGGTGGTCAGGACCGGGCTGCCGAGCTTCCTGATCACGCTGGGCACGTTCCTGATCCTCCAGGGTGTCAACCTGGCGGTGACCAAGCTGATCACCACCAACGTGGCCACCGACGACATCAGTGACATGGACGGCTTCGGCCAGGCGAAGAAGATCTTCGCCTCGTCCTTCGACGTCGGCGGTGTCCAGGTCAAGATCACCATCGTGTACTGGCTGGTCTTCGCGGCCATCGCCACCTGGGTCCTGCTGCGGACCAGGTACGGCAACTGGATCTTCGCGGTGGGCGGCAACAAGGAGAGCGCCCGGGCGGTCGGCGTGCCCGTGACGTTCACCAAGATCTCGCTGTTCATGCTGGTCGGATTCGGGGCCTGGTTCGTCGGGATGCACCAGCTGTTCACGTTCAACACCGTGCAGTCCGGCGAGGGCGTCGGCCAGGAGCTGATCTACATCTCCGCGGCCGTCATCGGCGGCTGTCTGCTGACCGGCGGCGCCGGTTCGGCGATCGGCCCGGTCTTCGGGGCGTTCATGTTCGGGATGGTGCAGCAGGGCATCGTCTACGCGGGCTGGAACCCCGACTGGTTCAAGGCCTTCCTCGGCGTCATGCTCCTGGGCGCCGTCCTGATCAATCTGTGGGTCCAGCGCACGGCCACCCGGAGGTGA
- a CDS encoding GntR family transcriptional regulator, whose product MAKTGDRSRAVPGSALALLHFALDRTSPVPLYYQLAQQLEAAIEQGALAPGDLLGNEIDLSTRLGLSRPTVRQAIQSLVDKGLLVRRRGVGTQVVHSQVKRPLELSSLYDDLEAAGQGPTTRVVRNEHVPATADVAAALGVPEGGDVVRLERLRATHGQPVAFLCNHLPATLLDLDTERLESTGLYRLLRSAGITLHSARQTIGARSATAEEAGLLAEKEGAALLTMQRTAYDDTGRPVEYGTHVYRASRYAFDFQLLVRS is encoded by the coding sequence ATGGCGAAGACCGGCGACCGATCCCGTGCCGTGCCCGGCTCCGCGCTCGCCCTGCTGCATTTCGCCCTGGACCGCACCAGCCCGGTGCCCCTCTACTACCAGCTCGCCCAGCAGCTGGAGGCGGCGATCGAACAGGGCGCGCTCGCCCCGGGCGATCTCCTCGGCAACGAGATCGACCTGTCGACCCGCCTCGGCCTGTCCCGCCCGACAGTCCGCCAGGCCATCCAGTCCCTGGTCGACAAGGGACTTCTGGTGCGCCGGCGGGGAGTCGGCACCCAGGTCGTGCACAGCCAGGTCAAACGGCCGCTGGAACTGAGCAGCCTCTACGACGACCTGGAGGCGGCCGGACAGGGGCCCACGACCCGTGTCGTACGCAACGAACACGTGCCGGCGACCGCTGACGTGGCCGCCGCGCTCGGCGTCCCCGAGGGCGGCGACGTCGTCCGCCTGGAACGGCTGCGCGCCACGCACGGACAGCCGGTCGCATTCCTGTGCAACCACCTGCCCGCAACGCTCCTGGACCTCGACACGGAACGCCTGGAGTCCACCGGCCTGTACCGGCTGCTGCGCTCGGCGGGCATCACCCTGCACAGCGCCCGCCAGACCATCGGTGCCCGCTCCGCCACCGCCGAAGAGGCGGGCCTCCTCGCCGAGAAGGAGGGGGCGGCCCTGCTGACCATGCAGCGCACGGCGTACGACGACACCGGCCGGCCGGTCGAGTACGGGACGCACGTCTACCGCGCGTCCCGGTACGCGTTCGACTTCCAGCTCCTGGTCAGATCCTGA
- a CDS encoding Gfo/Idh/MocA family protein, which yields MRIGILGLGRIGAFHAETLSGLDAVSSLVVADPFAEAAKNAAERFGAEVADSAEAVLAAGVDGVVVAAATDAHPGLILAAVEAGIPVFCEKPVARTMSEGVEVLRAVQGSAVPIQIGYNRRFDAGFVAARAAVTAGELGKLHTVRSTTLDPAPPPAAYVAASGGIFRDCSVHDFDIIRWVTGREVTEVYAVGGNRGADYIKEAGDADTTGAILTLDDGTIAVVSNSRHNARGYDVRMEIHGFTDSIAVGLEDKLPLRSVEPGVTFPAGTPHDFFMDRFTAAYRAELTAFTEVVAGTRTSPCTVEDALEAGWIAEACTLSLHEHRPVTIAEVRAS from the coding sequence ATGCGCATCGGAATCCTCGGCCTCGGCCGCATCGGCGCCTTCCACGCCGAGACCCTCTCCGGACTCGACGCCGTCTCGTCGCTCGTCGTGGCCGACCCCTTCGCGGAGGCCGCCAAGAACGCCGCCGAGCGGTTCGGCGCCGAGGTCGCGGACTCCGCCGAGGCGGTGCTGGCCGCCGGGGTGGACGGCGTCGTCGTCGCGGCGGCGACGGACGCCCACCCGGGCCTGATCCTGGCCGCCGTCGAGGCAGGCATCCCGGTCTTCTGCGAGAAGCCCGTCGCCAGGACCATGAGCGAGGGCGTGGAGGTGCTCCGGGCCGTCCAGGGCAGTGCCGTCCCCATCCAGATCGGCTACAACCGCCGCTTCGACGCGGGCTTCGTCGCCGCGCGGGCGGCCGTGACGGCGGGCGAGCTGGGCAAGCTGCACACGGTCCGTTCGACCACCCTCGACCCGGCCCCGCCGCCGGCCGCGTACGTCGCCGCCTCCGGGGGCATCTTCCGGGACTGTTCCGTGCACGACTTCGACATCATCCGCTGGGTCACGGGCCGCGAGGTGACGGAGGTGTACGCGGTGGGCGGCAACCGGGGCGCCGACTACATCAAGGAGGCGGGCGACGCCGACACCACCGGCGCCATCCTCACCCTGGACGACGGCACGATCGCAGTGGTCTCCAACTCCCGCCACAACGCCCGTGGTTACGACGTCCGGATGGAGATCCACGGCTTCACGGACTCGATCGCCGTCGGTCTGGAGGACAAGCTGCCGCTGCGCTCGGTGGAGCCCGGGGTGACCTTCCCGGCCGGTACCCCGCACGACTTCTTCATGGACCGCTTCACCGCCGCCTACCGCGCCGAACTCACCGCGTTCACCGAGGTGGTGGCCGGTACCCGCACCTCCCCCTGCACCGTCGAGGACGCCCTGGAGGCGGGCTGGATCGCGGAGGCGTGCACGCTGTCCCTGCACGAGCACCGGCCGGTGACGATCGCGGAGGTCCGCGCCTCCTGA
- a CDS encoding LacI family DNA-binding transcriptional regulator → MGHPFPIREIARQAGLSEATVDRVLNSRGGVRESTVQEVRRAIADLDRQRTQVRLVGRTFMVDIVMQAPERFSTAVRAALEAELPSLHPAVLRSRFHFRETGPVQEQVATLDRIARRGSQGVILKAPDVPEINAAVGRLVAAGIPVVTLVTDLPASARLAYVGIDDRAAGATAAYLMGQWLGDRPGNVLTSLSSGFFRNEEEREMGFRSVMRARDPERTLVEIAEGQGLDVTQYELVRAALARDPDIRAVYSIGGGNDATLRAFADLGRECAVFVAHDLDHDNTRLLRGHRLSAVLHHDLRHDVREACHTVMRAHGALPPAGPTLPSAIQVVTPYNMPPRQAAG, encoded by the coding sequence GTGGGCCATCCGTTCCCCATCCGGGAGATCGCACGTCAGGCCGGTCTGAGCGAGGCCACCGTGGACCGGGTGCTCAACAGCAGGGGAGGCGTGCGGGAGTCCACCGTGCAGGAGGTCCGGCGCGCCATCGCCGACCTGGACCGGCAGCGCACCCAGGTCAGGCTCGTCGGGCGCACCTTCATGGTCGACATCGTGATGCAGGCGCCGGAACGGTTCAGCACCGCCGTCCGGGCCGCCCTGGAGGCCGAACTGCCGTCGCTGCACCCTGCCGTCCTGCGCTCCCGCTTCCACTTCCGTGAGACCGGACCGGTCCAGGAGCAGGTCGCCACCCTCGACCGGATAGCCCGGCGCGGCTCGCAGGGGGTCATCCTCAAGGCGCCGGACGTCCCCGAGATCAACGCCGCCGTCGGCCGGCTGGTCGCCGCCGGGATCCCGGTCGTCACCCTGGTCACCGACCTGCCGGCCAGCGCCCGCCTCGCCTATGTCGGTATCGACGACCGGGCCGCCGGCGCGACCGCCGCCTACCTCATGGGTCAGTGGCTCGGTGACCGTCCGGGCAATGTGCTCACCAGTCTGAGCAGCGGCTTCTTCCGTAACGAGGAGGAGCGCGAGATGGGTTTCCGCAGCGTGATGCGGGCCCGCGATCCCGAGCGCACGCTGGTCGAGATCGCCGAGGGACAGGGGCTGGACGTCACCCAGTACGAGCTGGTCCGCGCCGCGCTGGCACGCGATCCGGACATCCGCGCCGTCTACTCCATCGGCGGCGGCAACGACGCCACCCTGCGCGCCTTCGCCGACCTCGGCCGTGAGTGCGCCGTGTTCGTCGCGCACGACCTCGACCACGACAACACCCGGCTGCTGCGCGGGCACCGGCTGTCCGCCGTTCTCCACCACGACCTGCGCCACGACGTGCGCGAGGCCTGCCACACCGTGATGCGGGCGCACGGCGCGCTGCCGCCGGCCGGTCCCACGCTGCCGTCGGCGATCCAGGTGGTGACCCCCTACAACATGCCGCCCCGGCAGGCGGCCGGCTGA
- a CDS encoding sugar ABC transporter substrate-binding protein, with protein MDSSSPFRSSRIAPVVAMAAAVALTLAGCSSDSGGKKSEESADGASAGKASTPQMTVALVTHQSPGDTFWDIVRKGAEAAAAKDNVKLVYSADPNAGNQATLIQNAIDQKVDGIAVTLAKPDALKDVIAKAKTAKIPVVGLNSGVSEWKNLGLMEFFGQDETVAGEALGNRLNSEGAKKAVCVIQEQGNIGLTQRCAGVKKTFSGTTETLYVNGTDMPSVKSTITAKLSQDKAIDYIVTLGAPFALTAVQSKADAGSKAKIATFDLNKDLTSAIDKGTIAFAVDQQPYLQGYLAIDSLWLYKNNGNYMGGGEQPVLTGPAFVDKTNVDAVASFAAKGTR; from the coding sequence ATGGACAGCTCTTCTCCCTTCCGCTCGAGCAGAATCGCCCCGGTCGTGGCCATGGCCGCGGCGGTGGCCCTGACCCTCGCAGGCTGCTCCAGCGACTCCGGCGGCAAGAAGTCCGAGGAGAGCGCGGACGGCGCTTCCGCGGGCAAGGCGAGCACCCCGCAGATGACGGTCGCCCTGGTGACCCACCAGTCGCCCGGCGACACCTTCTGGGACATCGTCCGCAAGGGCGCCGAGGCGGCCGCCGCCAAGGACAACGTCAAGCTGGTCTACTCCGCCGACCCGAACGCCGGGAACCAGGCCACCCTGATCCAGAACGCCATCGACCAGAAGGTCGACGGCATCGCGGTCACCCTCGCCAAGCCGGACGCGCTGAAGGACGTCATAGCCAAGGCGAAGACCGCGAAGATACCGGTGGTCGGTCTCAACTCCGGTGTCAGCGAGTGGAAGAACCTCGGTCTGATGGAGTTCTTCGGCCAGGACGAGACCGTGGCCGGCGAGGCGCTCGGCAACCGGCTCAACTCCGAGGGCGCCAAGAAGGCCGTCTGTGTCATCCAGGAGCAGGGCAACATCGGCCTCACCCAGCGCTGTGCCGGTGTGAAGAAGACGTTCTCGGGGACGACGGAGACCCTGTACGTCAACGGCACCGACATGCCGTCCGTGAAGTCGACGATCACCGCCAAGCTGAGCCAGGACAAGGCCATCGACTACATCGTCACCCTCGGCGCCCCGTTCGCGCTGACGGCGGTGCAGTCCAAGGCCGACGCGGGCAGCAAGGCGAAGATCGCCACCTTCGACCTCAACAAGGACCTGACGAGCGCCATCGACAAGGGCACGATCGCGTTCGCCGTCGACCAGCAGCCCTACCTCCAGGGTTACCTGGCGATCGACTCCCTGTGGCTCTACAAGAACAACGGCAACTACATGGGCGGCGGCGAGCAGCCGGTGCTGACCGGTCCGGCCTTCGTGGACAAGACCAACGTCGACGCGGTCGCCTCGTTCGCCGCGAAGGGCACCCGGTGA
- a CDS encoding ATP-binding cassette domain-containing protein, with amino-acid sequence MTTNGTGTHGAVLADTAPQDGVSPLVELRNAGKSYGNIRALHGVDLGVRPGQVTCVLGDNGAGKSTLIKIVSGLHQHTEGEFLVDGTPVRFATPREALDKGIATVYQDLATVPLMPVWRNFFLGSELTKGPWPVRRLDIDRMKKTADEELRNMGIVLDDLEQPIGTLSGGQRQCVAIARAVHFGARVLILDEPTAALGVKQSGVVLKYIAAARDRGLGVIFITHNPHHAYMVGDHFSVLRLGTMELSASRDQVSLEELTNHMAGGTELAALKHELAQVRGVDVEELPEEKDLTAPVVNPGERMP; translated from the coding sequence ATGACCACCAACGGAACCGGCACACACGGCGCCGTCCTCGCGGACACCGCCCCCCAGGACGGTGTCAGTCCACTCGTCGAACTGCGCAACGCGGGCAAGTCCTACGGCAACATCCGGGCCCTGCACGGGGTCGATCTCGGCGTCCGCCCCGGCCAGGTGACCTGTGTCCTCGGTGACAACGGCGCCGGCAAGTCGACGCTCATCAAAATCGTCTCGGGACTGCACCAGCACACCGAGGGCGAGTTCCTCGTCGACGGCACCCCGGTGCGCTTCGCCACTCCGCGCGAGGCCCTCGACAAGGGGATCGCCACCGTCTACCAGGACCTGGCCACGGTGCCCCTGATGCCGGTGTGGCGCAACTTCTTCCTCGGCTCGGAACTCACCAAGGGTCCCTGGCCCGTGCGCCGGCTCGACATCGACAGGATGAAGAAGACCGCCGACGAGGAACTGCGCAACATGGGCATCGTCCTCGACGACCTCGAACAGCCCATCGGGACGCTGTCGGGCGGCCAGCGCCAGTGCGTGGCCATCGCCCGCGCCGTCCACTTCGGGGCCCGTGTCCTCATCCTGGACGAGCCGACGGCCGCCCTCGGCGTCAAGCAGTCCGGCGTCGTGCTGAAGTACATCGCCGCCGCCCGCGACCGCGGCCTCGGCGTCATCTTCATCACCCACAACCCGCACCACGCCTACATGGTCGGCGACCACTTCAGCGTTCTGCGCCTGGGCACCATGGAGCTCTCCGCCTCCCGCGACCAGGTCAGCCTCGAAGAGCTCACCAACCACATGGCCGGTGGCACCGAACTCGCCGCTCTCAAGCACGAGTTGGCGCAGGTGCGGGGAGTCGACGTCGAGGAGCTCCCGGAGGAGAAGGACCTGACCGCGCCCGTGGTGAATCCCGGGGAGAGGATGCCCTGA